ACCGCGTCGCTCTGGTCGAGTTCCGCGGTGCGGACGATCAGGTCGAGCAGGTTCAGGTCGATGAGGAAGTTCTGGCCGAGTTTGCTCTTCGCCTCCAGCCCGTAGGCTTCAAAAAGCCCGTGCAGGTACGAGAGCGTTTGACGCGGCGCGGGGGCGGAACCAGGAGCAGGCGGGGTGTCTGACATACGACTCCGAGCGAACGGGCAGAACCGAGTATTAACGCTCTGCCCGGTTCGCCTAAATGGTGAGGCTAACTCGTTTGAACAGTTTCTGAACGTGTTTGGCGAGCAGGTCGAACTCCAGGTTCACCGCGTCGCCGGGCTTTTTGAACCCGAGCGTGGTGTGGGCGCGCGTGTGCGGGATCAGCATGATGCTGAACCGGTCGCGCTGCACGTCCACGAGCGTGAGGCTCACGCCGTCCACGGCGACCGAGCCCTTACCCACGAGCAGATCCTCGAATTCTGGCGGGAACCCGAACCAGACCGTGAGCCACTCGCCGGTCACGGTTTCTTCCAGCACTTTTCCGACGCAATCGACGTGGCCGGTCACGAAGTGCCCGCCGAGCGAGTCCCCCACGCGGAGCGCGCGTTCCAGGTTCACGCGGTCGCCGACGGCGAGCCGGCCGAGTGTGGTTTTCACCAGCGTTTCCGGGCCGACTTCAAAGTCGAACGTGTCGCCGTCGTGCGCGACGACCGTGAGGCACGCGCCGCACACCGAAACGCTTTCGCCCAGTTGCAGTCCGGGCGCGAGGGCGGGTTCGGCGACGCGCAACCGGCGCCCGCCCTGCACGTCCGCGACTCCGCGCACTTCGCCCAACGCTTGTACGAGGCCAGTAAACATAGAGCGTCTACAGATGTTACGGCGAGCGGCACAACCGGATGCGCGCGCACGCCCGCGCGAACCGATACAAAATACGGAGTCATTCTAGCAGAGGATTTGCTGATGGGGATGCTGGACCACTGGCAACCGGTCCTGTTGAGCCGCCGTTTGCGCAACAAACCCGTGGGGATCGTCGTGGCCGGGGCGCCGGTGGCGCTGTTCCGCACCGCAGATGGCCGGGCCGCCGCGCTCTCCGACGTGTGCCCGCACCGGCGCCTGAAACTCAGCGCCGGGGACGTGGTCGGCGACCGCCTCCGGTGCAAGTACCACGGGTGGACGTTCGACGCTTGCGGAAACGGCGAAAGCCCTGCCACACCGAAAATGACGACCTGCATGACGAGCTTCGACGTGCGCGAAGAGCACGGACTGGTCTGGCTGAAGACGCGTGACAGCTCCCCGGAGTTCCCGGTCATCGACCCGCAAGGGTTCTTCCCGATCTGCACGCTCGAGCACACGGTCCCGGCCCCGCTCGAACTTTCCGTCGATAATTTCAACGAAATCGAGCACAGCGGCACCGTTCACGACACGTTCGGCTACGACCTAGACCGGCTGCACGAGGTCAAAGTCGAGTTCGAGTCGACCGACGACACCGTGCGCGTGACGAACGCCGGACCCACGAAGCGCCTCAACCGCATTTTCGCCTGGCTCCTCGGGGTGCGCGCCGGCGACATCTTCCACGACCACTGGACCACCCGGTTCTCGCCGGTGTATTCCGTGTTCGACCACTGGTGGACCAGCCCGGACGGGTCGCGCGAGTCGATGGTGCGCTGGCGCCTCTACATCTTCTTCGTGCCGCAGGACGACAAGACGACGCGGGTGTTCTCGGTCACGTTCGCGAAGTCGAAGTACCCCGGCCCCGCGGGCGCGCTGCGGTTGGCCCGCGGGTTCATGCGCCGCGAGATCGACCGCGAGGTCCGCGCGGACGTGACGATGCTCCACCACATGGCCGATTTCGGCACCGGCATCGAGGGGCTGAAGCTGAGCCGGTTCGACAAGGTGCTCGGACTGACCCGCGAGCGCATCGCTCGTATTTACCGCGGGGTTTAAGGGAGCGCCCGAACTGCGTTAAACAAAAAACGGGAGGCATTCGCCTCCCGTTCGCGTTGGTCCAGTTGTTGAACGAATCAGTCGTCGAAGCGGTACTTGCCGTGGCAGTTGGTGCAGGCCGCTTCGAGAAGCGCCAACTTGCTGCGCAGCATTTTGAAGTCCGGGGTCTTCTTCGTCGCTTCGGCTATGATCTCCTTGCTCAAGTCGACCGACTGCTTGCTGATCGCCTTCCACTCCTTCTCGCTCTCCGGCTTGGTCCGGGCCTTCTCGTTCGGGTAGTGGAGGATGTACTCGTTAATCACCGCGGACCGCACCGCCAGAATCTCGACGGCGGCCGGGTCGAGCTTCACCGTGCTCCCCTTCGCGGTCCAGTCCTTCAGATCCTTCTCGATGTTCAGGCCGCTCGGCATCTTGAGCACTTGCGTGTTGGTGAACAGCTTCATGGTGGTCGGCATGTAGGTCACGTCCTTGTCCTTGGCCGCCTCGAACGCGGGGAGCGTCGGCAGGTCGCCGCCGGCCTTCCCGGTGCCCGGCTTGACCGCGAGCTTCTTCGCGAGTTCCGCCGCGTCCTTGTACTTCTTCGCGTGGAGGGCCTCGCCGACCTTGATGACGTCCGCCTTCAGGGTCGCGTCGCCGAGCACGTCGGCATAGGCGGCGATGATCAGCGTGGCGCCGACGGCCGGCTTCGCGGACCGGGCCGACGGCTCCTCCGCCTTGGCGAGTTCGTTGAGACGAGTTTGGAGGAACTTGAGGTCGGCGTCCGCGGCCTTCTTGTACGAATCCTTCGGCAAATCCGGCGTACCGGCCGGCGCCGGGCCACTCACGAGGCACAAGCCCGCAGCAGCCACCACGGCGCAGCCGACGAGGGTGCGGAGAGAATTGGTCACGAACGTGTCTCCTTGATTAGGATGCGAACGGACGACCAACGGGTGGGTAGAAACGGAACCGCGGCGCTCGCCGGCAGTCACGCCCAAGTATTATCGCACCCGCACCATCAAGAGGGGAGTCCCGCCAGCAGAAAAGCCGCAAGTCACGGCTTTCCCAGCACCAGATCCACGACCCAGCACCCGCACACGTGCGCGCCCGGCGTGCGGCAGTGGTCAAGGATGTCGCTGATTTCGCACCCGGCGTCTTGCAGGGCGTCGGCCAGAATCGGCATCAGGGAATAATCCTGGGTCGCGTAGATTATTCGCGCGAGGCTCACCGCGTTGGAGGTGCGCCAGCTCGGGTCGAAGTCGATCCACCCAAACGGATCACCAACGATCTCGTGCAACACGTCCGTGAACCGAACGTCGTGGGCTTCGCGCTCTTGAACGGCTTCCGTGCTGTCCCCCGGAGCCAGCGCGAGCTGCACATTCTGGAAGATCTGGTGCCGACTGCGTTTACCTTCGAGCCAAAGAGCGAGATCGATGAGCGCCCGCTCCGCCGCCATTTCCCCGGGCGACTGAAGCGAGTGGTGCGAGTGCGGGCGCACGTACCATACGTCCCACGCCCCCCAGCGGCGGCTCCAGTTGTACGTGTCCCAGAGCTGAGAATTGCCCCGGCACGGCGCCGCCGGATTCGGGCCATCGACGACGATCTCGGTCTGCTCGAACGCTTCCCGGTGCCAGGGTTCCGGGCACAGCGTTAGCACCTCCCGGCAACACGCGAGCGCAAATAGCCGCCATTTCCGGTCCGAAATGTCGGTGTCGACCGCGAGCAGTTCGGAACAGCGGGTTGCTGCGCGCCACTCCTGCTCTGCGTGCCACAATTCCGCGGCCCGCTCCTGGCGCCGGCGATCGGATCGTTTGGTCATGTTCCCTCCGCCGCGTGTCACGGCGCCGGGGGACCGGAATTATGACTTGCCGAGAACGAGATCGACCACCCAGCACCCCCGAACATGGAGACCGGCGCCGTGGCAGTGGTTCAGGACGTCCGCGTTACTGCACCCGGCGTCCTGGAGCGCATCCGCGAGAATGGGCATCGCGCTAAAGTCACGCGAGTCGTACATTTGCCGCGCGAGCAGTGTGGCCGTTTGTGTGCGCCAACTTCGCAGGAACAAAACCGGACGATGGGGGCTCCCAATGATATCACGGAGCAACGGCATTTGTGCTTTTCGCTCCTCGTCGGCTCGGGACGACGTCCCACCCACAATAAAACCGACTTCATAAGAACATCTCCGGGCTGCTGCCCACCCGTGGGTTCCAGTTACGGCTTTCGCCAATCGCCCCCAGTCGGACCGCGCCCAATCGAGTTCGGCCCGAACTCGGATTCGCACCGTTTTCAAAACGGCTCGGTCCTCGTTCGTCCGAGCATCGCAGTACCTCTCCACAGTTTCCACTGCCGCGCGAACGCGCGGATCGCACCAGTGCTCCTCTATTCGGCGGCAACACGCAGCGGCAAAAAGAACCATTTTGCGGTGCGTGAATATCCCCGAAAATGGTGAGAGATGATTCGCTAATAACCAGTCGAGTAGTGTCCGCGGCTCAAATGTCGCATTCCATTCTTCTTCGGTCATTGTCCGTTCCCCATCGGCTAACCGGCCGCGCCGACCTGTTGTAAAGTAATTTCATGACGAACGCGAACGCCGAACTTCCCCCGCCGCCCGCCCAGTACCGCGAGCCGGTGTCTATTGGGACAATCAAACTCGCCTCGCGGTTCAACCTCGCGCCGCTCGCGGGGTACACGAATCTTCCGTTCCGCCTGTCCGTTCGTGAACTCGGAGGAGTCGGGCTTTGCACCACCGACCTCGTCAATGCCCGCGCGATCGTTGATGGCATTCAGAAGACGATGATTCTGCTCGCCACGGACCCGGCCGAGCGCCCACTGTTCGTGCAGATCTTCGGCTCCAAGGCCCACGAAATGGCCGGCGCCGCGAAGTGGCTCGTCGAGCGCAAGCTCGCCGACGGCATCGACATCAACATGGGCTGCCCGGTGCGGAAGGTCGTGAAGACCGGCGGCGGGTCGTCCATGATGTGCGACACCACCGGCGCGACCGTGGATCTCGTCCGGCAGGTAGTCGAAGCCGTGCCGGTTCCCGTGAGCGTGAAAATGCGCCTGGGCTGGGACGACGACAACCTGAGTGCCCCGTACTTCGCGCGCGAGTTCGAGAAGGTCGGCGTCGCGGCACTCACCATTCACGGCCGAACGCGCGAACAGGGCTTTTCGGGCGGCGTGAATCACGACGGCATCCGGCGCGTCGTGGAGGCGGTCGAGCGCATCCCGGTGTTCGGCAACGGCGACGTGCGTTCGGTGTGGGACGCGGCCCGGATGATCGCCGATACCGGCTGCCACGGCATCGCGATGGGGCGCGGCGCACTCGCGAACCCGTGGATATTCCGCCAGTTCGATTCGTGGGTGCGAACGGGCGATCCCGGTCCGCGCGGAACTTATGCGGAGCGCCTCGCGTTCATGCGGCTCCACCTGCGCCGGCTCGTGGATTGGAAGGGAAGCGAGAAGAACGGCTGCGTGCATTTCCGCAAGGTCGCGACGTGGTACACGAAGGCGCTCCGGTTCCCGAAGCGCGTTCAGCAGCAGCTCGTGATGCTCTCGGGGCTAGACGAGTTCGAGGCGATCATCGCGCCGTTCGCGTCCGGTTCGGCGCCCGAGGGCTGGACCGAATACGACTCCCAACAGGCACACATCGCGGTCCCCGCCGGGCCGATCGCGCACTGGTAGGTGAGACTAGGTGGCCAGCACGCCTAACGCCAAAATCACGCGGGTTCTGTGTTTTCTGTAGCCGGCCTCTGTCAACGAATTTCAATCGCCACAGGTTGTGTTGTTTGCGAATGATGCGTGCGGCGTTGATGAGTTTGCAGCACACTCAACGAGTTCACTCGCCGCGCCGCTCCCGGCGCGATCTCCCTTTGCCGCGGCCCTTGTCGCCGGGGTTTAGTTCAACTGTCGCCCGCCCAAGATGGGCGGCGCGGAACGCCTGATACTTGAGGGCCACGCTATCCGGTGGCCCGTTGTGGAGGTGCTTATAGCACCACAGGACCGGGAACACCTGGAGATCACCAAGCTGGATGTAGGGACCGGCCGGGTCGTAGACCGGGTGAACGCGCTCCCACCGGGCGGCCGGGAAGTGGTGCCGAGCGACCTCCCCAAGGTATGAGCCAAACGCCCACGCGACCCGCGCGCGATCGTCATCCGACAGATCCTGGCCGCCCCAAAGGGATTGGAGGATGCGGTCGATCGCATCCACTGTTGGCTCCGTAAAGTCCAATGTTTCCCGGTAGACGGTAGCCGCCATCTCGACGGCTTCGCGAGCCCGCCGCTGCATTTCCACGGTCGCGTCACCGGTCTTCATAATGGGTGCTTTGTCGGGCGGCCGGCCACGCTCACCTACCGGTGCTTCGCCGAACCTATCGGTGCCAATCTTAAATGGCAACCGGTGAACGATGTACAGTGGACCGCCGCGCGAGCCCAGGTGCCAACAAAGATATGCGGAAGGGAACAGGAAATCTCGCCTGTACTGCTAACGCCAGCACCATGCGGGTCGCGTGTTTTCTGTAGCCGGCCTCTGTAAGGACGGGGAGTCACTGACCGCGGGCATCCCGGCCTCACAGAGGCCGGCTACAGAAATCCATCAGACCAAAACTGATCGGTCGATCACGCGAAGAGCGCAATCAGGTCGGTCACGCTCGTCAGTTTCTCCAGATCCCAGCAGCGGGCGAGGATCTCGTCGGCCTTGGCCTTGCCGTACTTCGGCTCCGCCACACGGCGGAACTTCGTCTCAACTTCCGCGTCCGTCATCGGGTTCCCGGCGTGCCCGCGCGGGAACTCGACTTCCTTCACCAGCGTGCGACCGTCGGTCAGCGTCACCGTGATGCGGTTCGGGATGCCGGTCGGGTACCGCGGGTCGAGTGTCCCGTCGTGCCGAATCTTCACCTTCCCCGTGAACGCGACCAACTTCGGGTTCGTGAAGTGGTCGTCGTCGAACGTTTCCAGGTACACGTCGCCATCGTGCAGCGCCGCGGCGGTGCAGTACGGGAGGCTGTGATCGGCGGTTTCGCGGGTCTTCGGAGCCCACGCTTCCGGGTACTTCCCGATGATGTTGTAGCTCGCCTCGAACGTTGCAATGTCGATGCTCGCGACCTGCGACACGTCGCCCTTCAGTTCCGCACGAATTTGCAACGCGGCGTCGATGGCGCTCTGGGAGTGGTACTCGGCCGGCCAGAACTTGATGTACGTCTTGTTAATCATGAACCCGTCGGCGTTGCCCGGCTCGCTGCCGAACGGCGCTGGGGTGAACGCCTCGCGCGCCACCAGCTTGAAGAATCCGAGGTCGCCCTCGAAAATCGGCGCCGGGCCAGTCATCCCGTCGGCCGCGAGGGTGGCCGCGAACACGCCGTTGCGGGCGGCGTTCGCGAACGCGCAGCCCTTCCACATACTCAACTCGCCCGACCGCGTTTGGCGCAGCGCGACGTTGCACACGCCCGCCAGCCCGACGGTGTGCGTGAGCTTCGTCACGTCGAGCTTCATCAGCTTTGCCGCGGCCGTAGCCGACGAGATCGCGCCGTAGGTGACGTGGTCGACGCCGTGTTTCCGGAGGCTGGCTGCGTCGCAGAACCGGCACTGGATCTCGTAAGCGAGCACCGCCGCGGTGATGAGATCCTTGCCACCCGCGCCCACCGATTCGCCCACCGCGAGTACGGCCGCGAGGTTGTCGCTGGGGTGCGCGGGTTCTTTGCTCAGGTAGGTGTCGTTGAAGTCGAGGTAGCGGATGAGCAGCCCGTTCACGAACGTGGCCCACTCGACGCTCGACTTACCCCCCGCGAGGATCGACGCCCCGGGATTACTCGACACGCGGGACGCGCACTTCTTCGCGATCGCGTAGGCGTCCGACGGCATCGCGCCGATGGCGGTGGCGAAGGAGTCGATGAACCGCCGCTTCACCTCGTGAACGGCTTCCTTCGTGAGCTTGTCGAACGTGAGGTCGTGTGCGTAACCGGCCAGCCGTGCGGCGAGCGTTTGAGGGGGCATCGCGAACATCCCTATCGAGGTAACGAATCGTTGGGATGTTGTACGGAAGCGAAGAAGCTCCACCCGCGCGTGCTAACGCTCAGATCGCGCAATGATCCAAAGCGGGACTCGACAGGTGCAGACCGAAGCGAGTTTTCGAGCGCCGACACAAGCGCCAAGCGTTGGTTGCGCGGCTCGCTTCCACATTTCCGCAGGACGGGTTCAAGCTTTTGGCCCCGTCGGGCCGATGTAGCGGTCACATTCCGCACCCGATCTCTGCACGAGTCCCATGAGCGCCACAAAGCAATTGTCCGCGTTGTACGTCCGTAAGGTTCGCGGCATGGGGCGCGGGGTGTTCGCCGGGCGCGCGTACCGCAAGGGAGAAGTGATCGAGGTGTGCCCGGTGATCCGGGTTACGCCCGGGGCCGATGGGACCGCCGACGGGGGACTCGAATACTACGTGTTCCAGTGGGACAATGGTGCGCTGGCTGTGGCGCTCGGGTACGGGTCGCTGTACAACCACTCGGCCGAGGCGAACGCCAAATTCACCCCGCGCCACACCCGAAACGACATCGTGTTCCGGGCCACCCGGAACATTTCGGTCGGCGAGCAGATCTTCATCGATTACCAGTGGGACGAGGGCGACTACGCGACGTTCCGCTAAACGCCCTGGTTAAGCCGCCACGCGGACCTGCGCCCCCGCTCCTGTACGAAGATATTCGCGGTACCACGCAAGCGTTTCGGTCACGGCCTCGCAGAACGACCGGGCCGGTGCCCACCCGAGCGGGTTTGCTGGGGGAGCCGACTCGGTCCACCCAGGCGCAGCCCCCGCAAACTCCCCGCGGAACGCGACCGCAATTTGTCGGTCGCTCATGTGCCAGCCGCTCCGGAACGGGTAGTCCCCCGGACCGTTCTTCGCCACATCTTCGGCCACACGCAGACACGCACGAGCCGCGTCCCGCACGAACACGAAATCGTTCGCCGGGCCTTCGGGCGGGAGCGCGAAGTTCCCCGAAATCAGCCCGAGCGCGGCCGCAGGAACCGTGCGGAACAGCTTCCGGTCGCCGGGACCGAACACCGCGCCGAATCGCGCGACGCTCAGCCCGTCTTGGTGTGTTTCTGTCGTGCGTGCGAGAGTGATTTGTTGAAGCGGCCGTGCGGTCACAACCGGCACACGGCGCGAATACAAACTGGCAGCCTGAAGGACTGCGGGGGTGCTTCGATCGTCGCCGAACGGGGAAGACGAGCAGAGGTGAAAGACCGCAGAGACCTCGTGAACGGCCATCGCGGAGTGCAGCCGGAACACGTTATCCGCACGCCCGCGAATAACATGCACGCGACCACCCGGCCCCAGAACGTCGGTCCCGGCGCGCTCGTGGATCAGCCCCACAACGTCCGCACCCGCAGCGAGCAGTTCCCGGGCCACTGCGCCGCCCAGGAAACCCGAGCACCCGGTCACGAGCACCCGGCGTCCGCGCCACGAAGATGTTTCTACAGCCATGAGGTCGCCTCCGTGCGCTCGCGTCTGTGATGATCCCTTCAAGCTAACCCGGGGTCGAACAACGGGTCAAGTCGAAGGCGCACAGTGAAAAATGCGAGCGGGACACGTTTTGCGGGCGACAGGAAGCAGAACGGGCAGTCGAGAAGTGCGCAGTGCGTTCACGTAACGTGAGAGGTCCGAATCTGTTGTGAAGATTCGGACCTCTGGGAGAGTCGTATTAAGCGGCCCGACGCAAAAGAGCGGCATCCCGGTTTTTGCGCCGGGTCGGGTTGGGACGCGGTTCCGAGCAACTGAGGGTATACGCCCCACACATCGGACACGGCCGAGATTCGAGTGCCTGGCGTTCGTAGTCCGTCAGGTGTCCCGTTCGCTTCCACGTCAGGGTGCATGATCCGCACGAAACAACCCAGTTTCCCACAGTGCCCACGGCAGTCACCGCTTTATTGTTATCCGCGTGCGCGGGTTAATAGCGTGGGCGCCCGGGCCAGAGCGGTTTATCGGGAAAACCCCGAAAATCGTGCCCGACCCACACCCACCAAACCGCTACCGGAATGCCCTCTTCGTGGTGAAACACTAAAGTCGGCTGTTCCACCCGTCCGAAAACCCCGGCGTCGGAGGGGAGTCCGTCCCCCACGAACACGAACGTGCGCCCGCGGAAGGCTTGCGCATCGGCCACCGGGTTCGGGTGCCATACGTCGTACTGACTGTGCCGGTCGGCCATCGCCAGCCCGAACGAGTACGTTTCCGGGTGCCCGGAGCAGTACACCCCCAGCGCCCCCGGCACGTTCCACACGGTGCCGGCCACGAGCGGCTCCTCGCCCGTTTCCGCTCGCACGCGGGCGCGGATCGCGTCCACCTCGCGTGCGAGCGTCTTCCACCCGCGAAGGCGCGCCGTCGGGTCGAGTTTGCGGATCGGCGTCGGGTCTTTTTCCGTCGGCGCCCCCGCTGCCGAAGCGAGCGCGGAGCGCATCAGCCCCGGGTAATGCACGAGGGTTGAAAGCGCGAGGCCGACTGCGACCCCGCCACTCACGAAACGCGCAACGAACTTGTGATTCCGCCCCCCGAGTTGGTCGCGCACCCACGCAACGCACAGCACGAACCCGGTGACGTAAGCCGCCGCGGGCCAGTTGATCTGCCCGGACGCTTTGAAGCTCGCGACCGCGAACACGGACCACACCGGCACCGACGTCCACCACAGGAACGCGACCGCCGGGTCCGTAGCGCGCCGGGCGCGCCACGCGGCCACGACCCACACCACGAACCACACGCCGATCAAGAACCCCGCTTGGCCAACAGCGAACGTGAGCGGCCCGAGCCAACGAATGCCGCTTCCACTGGTCCCCGCCGCCTGCGTACCGACGTGCCGGAACGTCACCCAGTCGTTCGCCCAGTTCCACAGCAGAACCGGCACCAATCCCAACGCGGACCCGAGCGCGAACACCCAAAAACCGGGGCGCTTCAGCTCGTCGCGTCGCGTGAACAGCAAGTAGCCGAACACGCCGCACGGGAGCAGCACCATCGGGTACTTCGCGAGCACCCCGAGCGCGGAACAAATCGCTGCGAGCAGCCACCAGAGGAGAGAGCGTGCGAAGAACCCCTCCCCAACCCCTCCCCTAAGCGGAGAGGGGCTTCGGACAGCAGACAGCATCCCGCCTTCGATTTCTGGTTCTGCTCCCCCTTCCTTCCTAGGGAAGGGGGTTTGGGGGTTAGGTTTCCCCCTCTCCAACCCCTTCCACACGCCGATCGCGGCCCAGCACCAGCACGCCAGGAACGGCGGGTCGATGGTCATCAGCACCGCGCCGGCGATTACGGGCGGGAGAGTCATCGCGAGCGCGACCGTTGCCAGTGCCGCGCGGTGGCTCTTGAGCGTCGAAGCGGCCAGGACGTACCACCCCGCGAGAAGTGCCGCGTGGCACGCGACCGCGGGCAGGCGCACCGCGAACATCAGCGACCCGGTGAGCGCCTCGCTCGCGGGGCCGAACAGTTCGCACGAAGCCCGGATCAGCCACGCGACCAGCGGCCCCTTGCTGTAGTAGCTCCACGCGAGGTGGCGCGACCACTGCCAGTAGTGGGCCTCGTCCGGCGAAAGATCGAGCGGGCAGTTGAAAGCCAAGTACAGGAGGTGGAACACGACCGACGCGAGGATCAGGCCGAACGCGGTCCGCTTACAGGCGCGGTCGGTGAGCTTCCACGCGAACGAATCCGGCGCCCCGGCGGGCACCCGCACAGCGACCGGGTTCAGACTTGGCACCATCGGCACGGCCCCACCTGTTACAACAGCGCTCGGGAACCGGAGTCGATAAACCCTACGGCCCAAGCCGTCAACCCGAATCGCGCCGTTCTCCGAGCTTCCCACCGCGCGCGAAACCACTTATCATCTCACTGGAATCTCGAACTTACGCGAACCGCGCCGGTGCCCAAACGCACTGTTATTCCACCGCTTCTAACTCAGGAAACTGATTCCCCTATGCCCCCCGCGACAAAAGCCTCGGCCGTCAACCCCGAAGAACTCTCGCTGAGCGACCTGCAAGCGGAGGCCGAAACGATCCGCAAGCGGATCAACCGGTTCCGCGAATCGCTCGGCCGGTTCTTCGTGAACAAGCAAGAGATCATCGACCTGATGTGCGTGGCCGCGATCGCGCAGGAACCGCTCCTGCTCATCGGGCCGCCGGGAACGGCGAAGTCCGACATCGTGGTGAAGTTCAAGGACGCCCTCGGCATCGAGCAGGGCGACTACTTCGAGTACATGCTCACGCGGTTCACCGAGCCGAGCGAAATCATCGGCGCGATCGACATCAAGGAGCTGCGCGACGGCAAGTACATCCGCCGCAAGGACGGCAAACTGCCCACCGCGAAGCTCGTGTTCCTCGACGAAATCTTCAAGTCGAACTCGGCCATCCTGAACATCCTTCTCACGATCATCAACGAGAAGAAGTTCTACCAGGAGGGCAAGCCCGAGCCGGTGCCGCTGCGGATCATGTTCGCGGCGACCAACGAGATCCCCGAACAGGGCGAACTCGCCGCGCTCAAGGACCGGTTCGTGCTGAAGGTGCAGAGCCGCAGCGTGCAGGAAGAGCACTTCGCCGAACTCATCGACGCGGGGCTCCAGGGTGAAGCCTACAAGGGCCTGAACCAGAAACCGTGGATCGAGGGGCACGCACAGCTCGACGACTTCCTGAAGGCGAACCGGTACATGACGCACCTGTTCTCGCGCAAGACCGGCGACGGGCGCGGGGAAGAGGAGAACGACCGGCACCGGTTCTTCCCGGCGGACGTGTTCAAAGAGTTCCAGCGCCTCGTGAAGACGCTCGTGCGCGAGGACAAGATCTTCATCAGCGACCGCAAACTGGTGAAACTCTACAAGCTGTTCCGCGTGCGCTCGTGGCTGTTCAGCGGCGGTGCGGTAACGAAAGATGACCTGCGCCTGCTCGCGTACCTGGGCGAAACGCACCAGGAAATCGAGCACCTGCGCACGAAGGTGCCGGAATACTTGGGCGATGCGTAAGCGGTCAGGCGAACGGCCGGTGTGAGCCAATTGTTGCGTCTGTATTGAGACCCGTGAACCCCGCCCGCAAGGGCGGTGGGTCGTTTGATCCCACACCGTGCATGGTGATCGTACCTCATATCTCCACCAGTTGCAGAGCACCCGCCGCCCTTGTGGGCGGGGTTCACCGAATAGGCTCCGCGGCTATCTTCGCCGTCGTCGCCGGCCGTTCGCCTACACTGCAATCATCTCGCGATTACGCACTTCACGTGAAACGGGAACGCGAGTACGACGTTTCTATTTCACTGGTTCCTTCCACTCTGGAGCTGACGGCCATGCTGCGCGCACTCGCAATTGCTCTCGTGGTGGGTATTA
This region of Gemmata massiliana genomic DNA includes:
- a CDS encoding riboflavin synthase; translated protein: MFTGLVQALGEVRGVADVQGGRRLRVAEPALAPGLQLGESVSVCGACLTVVAHDGDTFDFEVGPETLVKTTLGRLAVGDRVNLERALRVGDSLGGHFVTGHVDCVGKVLEETVTGEWLTVWFGFPPEFEDLLVGKGSVAVDGVSLTLVDVQRDRFSIMLIPHTRAHTTLGFKKPGDAVNLEFDLLAKHVQKLFKRVSLTI
- a CDS encoding Rieske 2Fe-2S domain-containing protein, with translation MGMLDHWQPVLLSRRLRNKPVGIVVAGAPVALFRTADGRAAALSDVCPHRRLKLSAGDVVGDRLRCKYHGWTFDACGNGESPATPKMTTCMTSFDVREEHGLVWLKTRDSSPEFPVIDPQGFFPICTLEHTVPAPLELSVDNFNEIEHSGTVHDTFGYDLDRLHEVKVEFESTDDTVRVTNAGPTKRLNRIFAWLLGVRAGDIFHDHWTTRFSPVYSVFDHWWTSPDGSRESMVRWRLYIFFVPQDDKTTRVFSVTFAKSKYPGPAGALRLARGFMRREIDREVRADVTMLHHMADFGTGIEGLKLSRFDKVLGLTRERIARIYRGV
- the dusB gene encoding tRNA dihydrouridine synthase DusB translates to MTNANAELPPPPAQYREPVSIGTIKLASRFNLAPLAGYTNLPFRLSVRELGGVGLCTTDLVNARAIVDGIQKTMILLATDPAERPLFVQIFGSKAHEMAGAAKWLVERKLADGIDINMGCPVRKVVKTGGGSSMMCDTTGATVDLVRQVVEAVPVPVSVKMRLGWDDDNLSAPYFAREFEKVGVAALTIHGRTREQGFSGGVNHDGIRRVVEAVERIPVFGNGDVRSVWDAARMIADTGCHGIAMGRGALANPWIFRQFDSWVRTGDPGPRGTYAERLAFMRLHLRRLVDWKGSEKNGCVHFRKVATWYTKALRFPKRVQQQLVMLSGLDEFEAIIAPFASGSAPEGWTEYDSQQAHIAVPAGPIAHW
- a CDS encoding MmgE/PrpD family protein, translating into MPPQTLAARLAGYAHDLTFDKLTKEAVHEVKRRFIDSFATAIGAMPSDAYAIAKKCASRVSSNPGASILAGGKSSVEWATFVNGLLIRYLDFNDTYLSKEPAHPSDNLAAVLAVGESVGAGGKDLITAAVLAYEIQCRFCDAASLRKHGVDHVTYGAISSATAAAKLMKLDVTKLTHTVGLAGVCNVALRQTRSGELSMWKGCAFANAARNGVFAATLAADGMTGPAPIFEGDLGFFKLVAREAFTPAPFGSEPGNADGFMINKTYIKFWPAEYHSQSAIDAALQIRAELKGDVSQVASIDIATFEASYNIIGKYPEAWAPKTRETADHSLPYCTAAALHDGDVYLETFDDDHFTNPKLVAFTGKVKIRHDGTLDPRYPTGIPNRITVTLTDGRTLVKEVEFPRGHAGNPMTDAEVETKFRRVAEPKYGKAKADEILARCWDLEKLTSVTDLIALFA
- a CDS encoding SET domain-containing protein-lysine N-methyltransferase translates to MSATKQLSALYVRKVRGMGRGVFAGRAYRKGEVIEVCPVIRVTPGADGTADGGLEYYVFQWDNGALAVALGYGSLYNHSAEANAKFTPRHTRNDIVFRATRNISVGEQIFIDYQWDEGDYATFR
- a CDS encoding NAD-dependent epimerase/dehydratase family protein, whose product is MAVETSSWRGRRVLVTGCSGFLGGAVARELLAAGADVVGLIHERAGTDVLGPGGRVHVIRGRADNVFRLHSAMAVHEVSAVFHLCSSSPFGDDRSTPAVLQAASLYSRRVPVVTARPLQQITLARTTETHQDGLSVARFGAVFGPGDRKLFRTVPAAALGLISGNFALPPEGPANDFVFVRDAARACLRVAEDVAKNGPGDYPFRSGWHMSDRQIAVAFRGEFAGAAPGWTESAPPANPLGWAPARSFCEAVTETLAWYREYLRTGAGAQVRVAA
- a CDS encoding ArnT family glycosyltransferase, whose amino-acid sequence is MVPSLNPVAVRVPAGAPDSFAWKLTDRACKRTAFGLILASVVFHLLYLAFNCPLDLSPDEAHYWQWSRHLAWSYYSKGPLVAWLIRASCELFGPASEALTGSLMFAVRLPAVACHAALLAGWYVLAASTLKSHRAALATVALAMTLPPVIAGAVLMTIDPPFLACWCWAAIGVWKGLERGKPNPQTPFPRKEGGAEPEIEGGMLSAVRSPSPLRGGVGEGFFARSLLWWLLAAICSALGVLAKYPMVLLPCGVFGYLLFTRRDELKRPGFWVFALGSALGLVPVLLWNWANDWVTFRHVGTQAAGTSGSGIRWLGPLTFAVGQAGFLIGVWFVVWVVAAWRARRATDPAVAFLWWTSVPVWSVFAVASFKASGQINWPAAAYVTGFVLCVAWVRDQLGGRNHKFVARFVSGGVAVGLALSTLVHYPGLMRSALASAAGAPTEKDPTPIRKLDPTARLRGWKTLAREVDAIRARVRAETGEEPLVAGTVWNVPGALGVYCSGHPETYSFGLAMADRHSQYDVWHPNPVADAQAFRGRTFVFVGDGLPSDAGVFGRVEQPTLVFHHEEGIPVAVWWVWVGHDFRGFPDKPLWPGRPRY